In Methylovirgula sp., a single genomic region encodes these proteins:
- a CDS encoding DUF308 domain-containing protein: MNSQIFSRPDRDAASHWLKSYYFARAAVALVWFAAAFTLGKTSPSIAGALLVAYPAYDALANFIDAQRSGGLKFNRSQAINVAISILATIAVAAALTRDLHAVMAVFGAWAIIAGLLQLITGVVRWKIGAQWAMILAGAQSALVGVFFIKQATGPATIGIKDIAPYAAFGALYFFASAVWLTVAQARRDARRTA, encoded by the coding sequence ATGAACAGTCAAATCTTCTCGCGGCCTGATCGCGATGCCGCGTCACACTGGCTAAAATCCTATTATTTCGCCCGCGCTGCGGTCGCACTCGTCTGGTTCGCCGCCGCCTTCACCCTTGGAAAGACTTCGCCGTCGATCGCAGGCGCGCTCCTCGTTGCTTATCCGGCTTACGACGCACTCGCCAATTTCATCGATGCCCAGCGCAGCGGCGGCCTCAAGTTTAATCGCAGCCAGGCGATCAATGTCGCCATCAGCATCCTCGCCACGATTGCGGTTGCCGCCGCTCTCACGCGAGACCTGCATGCGGTGATGGCGGTGTTCGGCGCCTGGGCCATAATCGCGGGCCTGCTTCAGCTCATCACTGGCGTCGTCAGATGGAAGATCGGTGCACAATGGGCGATGATCCTCGCCGGGGCGCAATCGGCGCTTGTCGGCGTCTTCTTCATCAAACAGGCAACAGGACCCGCAACAATCGGCATCAAAGATATTGCGCCTTACGCGGCGTTCGGTGCCTTGTATTTCTTCGCTTCTGCTGTCTGGCTCACTGTCGCACAAGCGCGCCGTGATGCCAGGCGCACCGCGTGA
- a CDS encoding AraC family transcriptional regulator, with amino-acid sequence MIELPKNLTVLPGLEVGIPTSADLLSHVLAQIRLTGDRVYSCSLAQEGHLELEADTGHICVVTEGALRIESDERGALVVDKGELVMLPRGALDQRLAASSAPSTLVLCRFRFDPDSLRGMVSALPDCIHIQRADSADWLEGMVHFLMTEAGDIQPGAALMVSRLIDLVVIRTLRSWVHQGAAPGWLGGLSDMRIASALKAIHERPIERWSIETLADIAGMSRSSFCERFTALVGRPPLRYQNEWRLALARGLLGKGSARIGEIGFSIGYESEASFSRAYKALFGHSPRVEYGLRKDIVRGA; translated from the coding sequence ATGATCGAACTACCGAAAAACTTGACCGTTCTTCCGGGACTGGAAGTCGGCATCCCCACGTCGGCCGATCTGCTATCGCATGTGCTGGCACAAATCCGCCTCACGGGAGACCGGGTCTATTCCTGCTCGCTGGCGCAGGAGGGCCACCTGGAACTGGAAGCCGATACCGGGCATATTTGCGTCGTGACGGAAGGTGCCCTGCGCATCGAAAGCGACGAACGCGGGGCTTTGGTCGTCGATAAGGGTGAGCTCGTGATGCTGCCACGCGGCGCGCTCGACCAGCGATTAGCAGCCTCCAGCGCGCCCTCGACCTTGGTTCTCTGCCGCTTCCGGTTCGACCCCGACAGCCTTCGAGGCATGGTCTCCGCCCTGCCCGATTGCATCCATATTCAACGCGCGGACAGCGCGGATTGGCTCGAAGGGATGGTGCATTTTCTGATGACCGAGGCCGGCGACATCCAGCCGGGCGCGGCCTTGATGGTTTCGCGGCTGATCGACCTGGTGGTCATCCGCACCTTGCGAAGCTGGGTTCACCAGGGAGCCGCGCCGGGATGGCTGGGAGGACTTTCCGATATGCGTATCGCGAGTGCCCTGAAGGCCATTCATGAGCGGCCCATCGAGCGGTGGAGCATCGAGACTTTGGCGGACATTGCCGGAATGTCGCGTTCCAGCTTTTGCGAGCGCTTTACCGCTTTGGTGGGCCGTCCGCCGCTGCGCTACCAAAATGAGTGGCGACTGGCGCTGGCGCGGGGCCTGCTGGGGAAGGGCAGCGCGCGGATCGGCGAGATCGGATTTAGTATCGGTTATGAGTCGGAGGCCTCGTTCAGCCGCGCCTATAAGGCCCTGTTCGGTCATTCACCGCGCGTCGAATATGGACTGCGCAAAGATATTGTTCGCGGAGCGTGA
- a CDS encoding fumarylacetoacetate hydrolase family protein: MQQFARVQTDKGIIPIILKGDTHLDLRPLVSDITPDAIAGGALSNVDTSRLSPINGDFTYLAPISGIRQIAATGFNYKKHIEEFKMKTPTEPEVFLKAITSLTGPSDPVSRGPNQGVKLDWETELTIVIGREAKDISVVEAPDYIFGYVCLNDVSDRATQVDAEGGQHLVRAKSRPTYTPIGPYLATGIDGMNVDVWTKLNGHYEQQGNTSDMLFGINEMVAYFSTHMALLPGDLIATGTPPGVGFGKNRFMAVGDVLECGISHLGAQRHEIVV, translated from the coding sequence ATGCAGCAGTTCGCACGCGTACAGACGGACAAAGGCATCATCCCAATCATTCTGAAAGGCGATACACATCTGGACTTGCGACCGCTCGTCTCCGACATCACGCCGGACGCGATCGCCGGCGGAGCCTTGAGCAATGTCGACACGAGCCGCCTTTCTCCCATCAATGGCGACTTCACGTACCTTGCGCCGATTTCTGGTATCCGGCAGATCGCTGCAACTGGCTTCAATTACAAAAAGCATATCGAAGAATTCAAAATGAAGACCCCGACCGAGCCGGAAGTCTTCCTCAAAGCGATTACTTCGTTAACCGGTCCATCCGATCCCGTCTCGCGCGGTCCCAATCAGGGTGTGAAACTCGATTGGGAGACGGAGCTCACCATCGTCATCGGGCGTGAGGCCAAGGACATCAGTGTGGTCGAGGCGCCAGATTACATCTTTGGGTATGTCTGCCTGAACGATGTTTCGGATCGTGCGACGCAGGTCGACGCGGAAGGGGGGCAGCATCTGGTTCGCGCCAAATCGCGGCCGACTTACACGCCCATCGGTCCCTATCTGGCGACCGGCATCGACGGGATGAATGTCGATGTCTGGACCAAGCTCAACGGCCATTACGAGCAGCAGGGTAATACCAGCGATATGCTGTTCGGCATCAATGAAATGGTCGCCTACTTTTCAACTCATATGGCTTTGCTACCGGGCGATCTCATCGCGACGGGTACGCCGCCGGGCGTCGGCTTCGGCAAGAACCGATTCATGGCGGTCGGCGACGTGCTTGAATGCGGCATCTCCCATCTCGGCGCGCAACGGCACGAGATCGTCGTCTAG
- a CDS encoding LysR family transcriptional regulator, which translates to MDYLAAVRAFVRAVDLGSFSKAAVEQELKVSTVSRYVSGLEADLGVALFNRSTRRLHLTEGGADFYRRAVAILAEVEEARLAMHTLNASPRGVLRVNIPSAFGRRHVVPHLKDFHDLHPQVRLDISLTDTVVNLIETGTDVAIRIGALEDSTLVAKKLAPQRRIPVASPDYLGRQGAPSQPNDLTRHACLILAPQQGEIWYFRPPAGTEFANITVSGDVRANESEALLQLARDGLGIALLPTWIMADELAAGQLVPILDDWHWAIASGPERAIWGVYPPKRIVAPKVRAFLAFFAARFGRPPYWERMDRDVVQEITPTETVE; encoded by the coding sequence ATGGACTATCTTGCTGCGGTGCGAGCTTTCGTGCGCGCCGTCGATCTTGGAAGTTTCTCCAAGGCGGCGGTCGAGCAGGAACTGAAAGTCTCGACGGTGTCTCGCTATGTGAGCGGGCTCGAGGCCGACCTTGGCGTCGCGCTCTTCAACCGCTCGACACGACGGCTGCATCTGACGGAAGGCGGGGCCGATTTCTATCGCCGTGCGGTCGCGATCCTCGCCGAGGTCGAGGAAGCGCGTCTGGCCATGCATACGCTCAACGCCAGCCCGCGCGGCGTGTTGCGCGTGAACATCCCAAGTGCTTTCGGCCGCCGGCACGTCGTTCCGCATCTCAAGGATTTTCATGATCTGCACCCGCAGGTGCGGCTCGACATCTCCCTGACTGACACAGTGGTGAATTTGATCGAGACCGGGACCGATGTCGCGATCCGCATCGGCGCGCTGGAAGATTCAACGCTGGTTGCCAAGAAGCTGGCGCCGCAGCGTCGCATTCCCGTAGCAAGTCCCGATTATCTGGGGCGCCAAGGCGCGCCGAGCCAGCCAAACGATTTGACGCGTCATGCTTGTCTCATCCTCGCGCCACAGCAGGGCGAGATCTGGTATTTCCGGCCGCCTGCCGGGACCGAGTTCGCCAATATCACCGTCAGCGGCGATGTTCGCGCCAATGAATCCGAGGCCTTGTTGCAACTGGCGCGCGACGGTTTGGGCATCGCCTTGCTGCCGACATGGATCATGGCGGACGAACTCGCGGCGGGGCAGCTTGTGCCAATTCTCGACGATTGGCATTGGGCGATCGCTTCGGGCCCGGAGCGCGCCATTTGGGGCGTCTATCCGCCGAAGCGCATCGTCGCGCCGAAAGTGCGCGCCTTTCTCGCTTTCTTTGCCGCGCGTTTCGGCCGCCCACCCTATTGGGAGCGCATGGACCGCGATGTGGTGCAAGAGATCACGCCGACAGAAACCGTCGAATAG
- a CDS encoding tautomerase family protein — protein sequence MPLIRIDAIIGRTDDEVQTLLDAAHRAMLAAFKVPERDRYQVYTEHRALHLIAQDTGLNIPRTHKFVLVTVTTRPRSRAEKETFYKLLCQELWEHCAIATSDVMISLVQNTDEDWSFGNGRAQFLTGEL from the coding sequence GTGCCGCTTATCCGTATCGATGCCATCATCGGCCGCACAGACGACGAAGTTCAAACGCTGCTCGATGCGGCGCACCGCGCCATGCTCGCCGCGTTCAAAGTCCCCGAGCGCGACCGCTATCAGGTCTATACGGAACATCGGGCGTTGCATCTGATCGCGCAGGACACGGGCCTTAACATTCCGCGCACGCATAAATTCGTTCTGGTCACGGTGACGACGCGGCCGCGCTCGCGCGCCGAGAAAGAGACGTTCTACAAATTGCTCTGCCAGGAGCTCTGGGAACATTGCGCCATCGCGACTTCCGACGTGATGATCTCGCTTGTTCAGAACACCGACGAGGACTGGTCTTTCGGCAACGGCCGGGCGCAGTTTCTGACCGGCGAGCTTTAA
- a CDS encoding nuclear transport factor 2 family protein, with translation MAPPVPPFTRETAIAKVRGAEDGWNSRDPERVSKVYTVDSVWRNRAEFPRGRAEIIAFLTRKWTRELDYRLIKELWAFTGDRIAVRFAYEWHDDSGQWFRSYGNENWEFDAEGLMHHRYACINDLPIKEADRKFFWPLGRRPDDHPGLSDLGL, from the coding sequence ATGGCGCCGCCCGTTCCACCGTTTACCCGTGAAACCGCAATTGCCAAGGTCCGCGGCGCAGAGGACGGCTGGAACAGCCGTGACCCCGAACGCGTATCGAAAGTCTACACGGTGGATTCGGTCTGGCGGAATCGCGCCGAGTTCCCGCGCGGGCGCGCCGAAATCATCGCGTTTTTGACACGCAAATGGACGCGTGAATTGGATTACCGGCTGATCAAGGAGCTTTGGGCCTTCACCGGCGATCGGATCGCCGTGCGTTTTGCCTACGAATGGCACGACGACAGTGGCCAGTGGTTCCGCTCCTACGGCAACGAGAACTGGGAATTCGACGCGGAAGGCTTGATGCATCACCGTTACGCATGCATCAACGATCTGCCGATCAAGGAAGCAGACCGCAAGTTCTTCTGGCCCTTGGGCCGCCGGCCGGACGACCATCCGGGGCTCAGCGACCTCGGGCTTTAA
- a CDS encoding TCR/Tet family MFS transporter: MNKPLVVIFATICLDAVGIGLIFPILPRLLEEVTHTQDIAPIIGIMIALYAVMQFVFAPVLGALSDNLGRRPVLLISLAGAAINYVIMAFAPQLWMLLLGRAIAGLTSANVSVATAYITDISSEDKRARRFGLFNAMFGIGFIIGPVLGGLLGDTWVRLPFIAAAVLNAGNLLLALFILPESHTPGRQRVDLAALNPLWPLRWVFSMKGLLPIVLVFFILSAGGEAYGTCWALWGFDMFHWNGLWVGLSLGAFGVCQTLVQALLPGLATERLGERWAVVAGIACSCIALVAMAFANHGWIVFAIMPIFTLGSIGTPAFQALATRQVDSNLQGQFQGVLASAVSLASIVAPLAFSTFYFVVQKQWPGAVWLLVAVINAIAVPLVFLGTSTSRSKQPASV; this comes from the coding sequence ATGAACAAACCCCTTGTCGTTATCTTCGCCACGATCTGCCTCGACGCCGTCGGTATAGGCCTCATCTTCCCCATTCTCCCGCGCCTGCTTGAGGAGGTGACGCACACCCAGGACATCGCGCCCATCATCGGGATTATGATCGCGCTCTATGCGGTCATGCAGTTCGTCTTCGCGCCCGTGCTCGGCGCTTTGAGCGACAATCTCGGCAGGCGTCCCGTGCTCCTCATTTCGCTGGCGGGTGCGGCGATCAATTATGTTATCATGGCGTTCGCGCCGCAGCTTTGGATGCTTCTGCTCGGCCGCGCTATTGCCGGCCTGACCAGCGCCAATGTCTCGGTGGCAACAGCCTACATCACCGACATTTCATCCGAGGACAAGCGAGCCCGGCGCTTCGGCCTGTTTAACGCCATGTTCGGCATCGGTTTCATCATCGGGCCGGTTCTCGGTGGACTGCTCGGCGACACCTGGGTGCGGCTGCCTTTCATCGCCGCCGCCGTACTGAATGCCGGCAATCTCCTGCTAGCTTTGTTCATCTTGCCCGAGTCTCACACACCGGGCCGCCAGAGGGTCGATCTGGCCGCGCTCAACCCGCTTTGGCCGCTGCGCTGGGTCTTCTCGATGAAAGGGCTTCTGCCAATCGTCCTCGTGTTTTTCATCTTGAGCGCCGGCGGAGAGGCCTACGGAACCTGCTGGGCACTCTGGGGCTTCGACATGTTCCACTGGAATGGCCTTTGGGTCGGCCTTTCGCTGGGCGCGTTCGGGGTCTGCCAAACGCTGGTGCAGGCGCTGTTGCCCGGCCTAGCGACCGAACGGCTCGGCGAACGCTGGGCGGTTGTCGCCGGGATTGCCTGCTCCTGCATCGCTCTTGTTGCCATGGCCTTCGCCAACCACGGCTGGATCGTATTCGCCATCATGCCGATCTTCACTCTCGGCAGCATCGGCACGCCAGCGTTTCAGGCCCTGGCCACCCGGCAGGTTGACTCAAACCTCCAAGGCCAGTTCCAGGGCGTGCTGGCATCTGCCGTAAGCTTGGCATCCATCGTCGCGCCGCTCGCTTTCTCCACATTCTACTTTGTCGTCCAGAAGCAGTGGCCTGGTGCCGTCTGGCTTTTGGTGGCCGTCATTAATGCAATCGCGGTCCCGCTGGTTTTTCTCGGCACCAGCACTTCACGCTCTAAGCAGCCTGCGAGCGTGTAA
- a CDS encoding SDR family NAD(P)-dependent oxidoreductase, producing the protein MSAMFQLDGKIAVVTGAARGIGRAGAVALAQAGADVIGIDIAAFVSPILDLAPASPEDLAETGRIVKDTGRRWHSIILDQRDIGALRAAAAQIEKDFGGVDIIFANAGIQGFKPILDMQDADWHDQIDVNLSGTANVLRSFAPLLVKRGGGRIVITSSTQGQHGTKFGAAYSASKWGLIGLMKSAALEFGPHKITVNALIPGLIDTALTRHEDRYAQAIEEGGKTPSHNVGQDEATAKSMLETKSPLGIPWIEPEDVAPMVVFLASDAARMVSGASFSVTGGDSAHFVA; encoded by the coding sequence ATGTCTGCAATGTTTCAGCTTGACGGCAAAATCGCCGTCGTGACCGGCGCGGCGCGCGGTATCGGCCGTGCGGGGGCCGTCGCGCTCGCCCAAGCCGGCGCCGACGTCATCGGCATCGATATCGCAGCCTTTGTGAGCCCCATCCTCGATCTTGCGCCCGCAAGCCCCGAGGATCTCGCCGAAACCGGCCGGATCGTCAAAGACACGGGGCGGCGCTGGCATTCGATCATTCTCGATCAGCGGGATATCGGCGCCTTGCGTGCCGCGGCCGCGCAGATCGAGAAGGACTTCGGTGGCGTCGACATTATCTTCGCCAATGCCGGAATCCAGGGGTTCAAGCCGATCCTCGACATGCAGGATGCCGATTGGCACGACCAGATCGATGTCAATCTCTCCGGCACGGCGAATGTGCTGCGGAGCTTCGCGCCGCTGCTCGTTAAACGCGGCGGTGGCCGTATCGTCATTACGTCTTCGACGCAGGGCCAGCATGGCACCAAATTCGGCGCAGCCTATTCCGCGTCGAAGTGGGGCCTGATTGGATTGATGAAATCCGCGGCGCTGGAATTCGGCCCGCACAAGATTACCGTCAACGCGCTGATCCCAGGCTTGATCGATACAGCCCTGACGCGACACGAGGATCGCTACGCGCAAGCGATCGAAGAAGGCGGCAAGACGCCGTCGCACAATGTCGGGCAGGACGAGGCGACGGCCAAATCGATGCTAGAGACAAAGTCGCCGCTCGGTATCCCGTGGATCGAGCCGGAGGATGTCGCGCCGATGGTGGTTTTTCTCGCCTCGGACGCCGCACGAATGGTCAGCGGCGCCTCGTTCTCGGTGACGGGCGGCGACAGCGCCCATTTCGTCGCTTAA
- a CDS encoding alpha/beta hydrolase, producing the protein MFALSILGALQAIGAPIAASAATAHNVVLVPGAFTDKSSWDKVAHLLREKGFKVTEVDIPMTSLEADVAATRKVLDAQHGATVLVGHSWGGVVIGEAGDSPKVKALVYVAAFAPDKGETVQALSGKGPPTEGLKAVHPDAKGFLSVDPAAFPHVFVGDVPAAEGAKLAKKQKPISGAAFGTPATVAAWHLKPTYYAISANDLMIPPQAEAFFAKRMKATTVTIPSSHASPVSHPAAVAALIEEAAKGR; encoded by the coding sequence ATGTTTGCTCTCAGCATCCTTGGGGCTCTCCAGGCCATAGGAGCTCCCATCGCCGCCTCCGCCGCGACCGCGCACAACGTGGTCCTCGTCCCCGGCGCCTTCACCGACAAGTCCAGCTGGGACAAGGTGGCCCATCTGCTGCGTGAGAAGGGCTTCAAGGTCACCGAGGTCGACATTCCAATGACTTCGCTCGAGGCCGACGTCGCGGCGACGCGCAAGGTCCTGGACGCCCAGCATGGGGCGACCGTCCTGGTCGGCCATTCCTGGGGCGGCGTTGTGATCGGCGAAGCCGGCGATAGCCCCAAGGTCAAAGCGCTCGTCTATGTCGCGGCTTTCGCCCCCGACAAAGGGGAGACCGTCCAGGCGCTCTCAGGCAAGGGACCGCCGACCGAAGGTCTGAAAGCGGTTCATCCGGACGCCAAAGGCTTCCTGTCGGTTGACCCCGCGGCGTTCCCGCATGTTTTCGTCGGCGATGTGCCGGCCGCGGAAGGCGCGAAGCTGGCCAAAAAGCAGAAGCCGATCAGCGGCGCCGCCTTCGGCACCCCCGCGACCGTTGCCGCCTGGCATTTGAAACCGACCTATTACGCGATCTCGGCCAACGATCTCATGATCCCGCCCCAGGCCGAGGCTTTCTTTGCTAAGCGCATGAAAGCCACGACCGTAACGATCCCGTCGAGCCATGCGTCGCCGGTGTCGCATCCCGCCGCGGTCGCTGCGCTCATCGAAGAGGCCGCCAAGGGGCGGTGA
- a CDS encoding CidA/LrgA family protein, with protein MLAAIFIFLAAELLGELFRSVLHLPVPGPVIGMIALAAWLIWCGRTTQPEPSALDRAADGILGHLGLLFVPAGVGIIGELAVIRREWLPILGGVVGSTILSLAVTGLVLHHLLRRKAAPKRAAALAIGDKACIAKS; from the coding sequence ATGTTGGCCGCCATCTTCATTTTTCTTGCCGCAGAGCTTCTGGGCGAATTGTTCCGCAGCGTTTTGCACCTGCCGGTGCCCGGCCCCGTGATTGGCATGATCGCGCTCGCCGCCTGGCTCATTTGGTGCGGGCGGACCACGCAGCCCGAACCGAGCGCGCTCGACCGCGCGGCAGACGGCATTCTCGGCCATCTCGGTCTTCTCTTCGTTCCAGCAGGCGTTGGCATCATCGGCGAACTTGCTGTCATCCGGCGTGAATGGCTGCCGATCCTCGGCGGCGTTGTCGGCTCGACAATCTTGAGTCTCGCCGTCACAGGGCTCGTCCTGCATCATCTGCTTCGCCGCAAGGCAGCGCCGAAACGGGCGGCAGCTCTCGCGATAGGAGACAAGGCATGTATCGCGAAATCCTAG
- a CDS encoding LrgB family protein, producing MYREILDVWTPLAPSPLVWIVLTIGAYLGGCWLQRRVGGAAYANPVLFAVVVVGLVVLATGTSYSTYFGGAQFINFLLGPATVALAVPLARNFHHIRRNLASIGVALAAGSVTAIISGIFIVHMLGGSRATALSMAPKSVTTPIAMAVSTEIGGDPALTAALAMVGGILAAIVGEKMLKGLRVADWRAHGLAAGVAGSGVAAAQAASLDGLAAAFAALGIALNGLMTALILPLVPLVWH from the coding sequence ATGTATCGCGAAATCCTAGACGTCTGGACGCCGCTCGCGCCCTCACCCCTCGTCTGGATCGTGCTGACAATCGGCGCCTATCTCGGGGGTTGCTGGCTGCAGCGGCGCGTCGGCGGTGCGGCCTATGCCAATCCGGTCCTGTTTGCGGTCGTGGTCGTCGGCCTTGTCGTCCTAGCGACGGGAACGTCTTACTCAACCTATTTTGGCGGCGCGCAATTCATCAACTTCCTGCTTGGCCCGGCGACGGTCGCACTCGCCGTGCCGCTGGCGCGCAATTTTCATCACATCCGCCGCAATCTCGCGAGCATCGGCGTGGCCCTCGCCGCCGGATCGGTGACTGCGATCATCAGCGGCATTTTCATTGTCCATATGCTCGGCGGCAGCCGCGCCACTGCGCTGTCCATGGCACCCAAATCCGTGACGACGCCGATCGCCATGGCGGTCTCTACGGAAATCGGCGGCGATCCAGCGCTGACCGCTGCGCTTGCCATGGTCGGCGGCATCCTTGCGGCCATTGTTGGTGAGAAAATGCTGAAAGGCCTGCGCGTCGCAGATTGGCGCGCGCATGGGCTTGCGGCGGGTGTCGCGGGGAGTGGTGTGGCGGCAGCGCAGGCCGCGAGCCTCGACGGTTTGGCCGCGGCTTTTGCCGCGCTCGGTATCGCGCTGAATGGTTTAATGACAGCGCTGATCTTGCCGCTCGTGCCGCTGGTTTGGCATTAG
- a CDS encoding TetR/AcrR family transcriptional regulator, translating to MGRPNLKDKILDAAVDRLTAKGYGATSVQDITDAAGAPKGSFYNHFKSKEHLAVEALGLYQAGLSSERLLDSSVPPLQRLRRHFEWMSELIEAKEYHNGCLMGGLAAFVDSEQPLVQQAVSAAYTDMTTGIAAVLGEAKGTGDLPANQSVSDLATVIFDAWEGAILRVRVEGRRRAFDAFVSVIFDQLLPGLAR from the coding sequence ATGGGACGGCCAAATCTCAAGGATAAAATTCTCGACGCTGCGGTCGATCGCCTGACCGCGAAGGGCTATGGCGCGACCAGTGTCCAAGACATTACCGATGCGGCGGGCGCCCCCAAGGGCTCTTTCTATAACCACTTCAAAAGCAAGGAACATCTGGCAGTGGAGGCCCTCGGGCTCTATCAGGCCGGCCTCAGTTCTGAGCGTCTGCTTGACAGTTCCGTACCGCCCCTTCAGCGGCTGCGGCGTCATTTCGAGTGGATGAGCGAGCTGATTGAAGCCAAGGAATATCACAACGGCTGCCTCATGGGCGGCCTCGCCGCCTTCGTCGATTCGGAACAGCCGCTCGTCCAGCAGGCCGTGAGCGCCGCCTACACAGACATGACAACCGGCATCGCCGCCGTGCTTGGGGAAGCCAAAGGCACAGGCGATCTACCTGCGAATCAAAGCGTTAGTGACCTGGCCACAGTGATTTTCGATGCCTGGGAGGGCGCGATCCTTCGCGTCCGCGTCGAGGGGCGCCGGCGTGCCTTCGATGCTTTCGTGTCGGTGATCTTCGACCAACTCCTTCCGGGTTTAGCGCGCTAA
- a CDS encoding NAD-dependent succinate-semialdehyde dehydrogenase, translating into MLYETINPATGQVVQTFPTITDIELETALATADDCFRNDWRHRPVADRARIVSRAAAIMRDNADEYARYIVEDMGKLLGVALVEVNLAASILDYYAKNAETFLQPKQFPGFPGAALVARPTGAILAIEPWNFPYYQVARVAGPQLMAGNVLLLKHAESVPQCALAFERALREAGAPDGAYTNIFANHEQIGRFIADPRIAGVTLTGSERAGAAVAEQAGRHLKKVVMELGGSDALIVLPDAPLDHAVSSALSGRMFNCGQSCVASKRIIVVGKERGAAFTEKFVAAAKALKVGDPTDASTELPPLSSERALTGLLSQVEKARAAGAKILTGGKRVNRPGFFIEPTVLAGIDEKNPAYREELFGPVASIYVVDNEEDAIRIANDTPYGLGGSVFGADLKHARRVADRIETGMVYINQPAWVAADLPFGGVKNSGFGREQSELGFGEFINHKLINVAPAGAPGWGPVDLEAVQAAE; encoded by the coding sequence ATGCTCTATGAGACGATCAACCCTGCGACCGGACAGGTGGTTCAGACCTTCCCGACGATTACGGACATCGAACTCGAAACGGCCCTTGCGACGGCTGACGACTGTTTCAGGAATGATTGGCGCCATCGCCCCGTTGCGGATCGCGCGCGCATCGTATCGCGTGCAGCGGCCATCATGCGGGACAACGCAGACGAATACGCGCGCTACATCGTCGAGGATATGGGCAAGCTCCTCGGCGTTGCGCTCGTCGAGGTCAATCTCGCAGCCTCGATCCTCGATTATTACGCCAAGAACGCCGAGACCTTCCTTCAGCCGAAACAGTTTCCGGGCTTTCCGGGCGCCGCGCTTGTCGCGCGTCCGACTGGCGCGATCCTCGCTATCGAGCCGTGGAACTTTCCATATTACCAAGTTGCGCGCGTCGCCGGCCCGCAGCTTATGGCGGGCAATGTCCTCCTGTTGAAACATGCCGAGAGCGTCCCGCAATGCGCACTGGCCTTTGAGCGGGCGCTGCGCGAAGCCGGCGCTCCAGATGGCGCCTATACGAACATCTTCGCCAATCATGAGCAGATCGGCCGCTTCATCGCGGATCCGAGAATTGCCGGTGTGACGCTCACGGGAAGTGAACGCGCTGGCGCCGCTGTCGCCGAACAGGCTGGCCGGCATCTCAAGAAAGTCGTGATGGAATTGGGCGGCAGTGACGCCCTGATCGTGTTGCCGGACGCCCCGCTCGACCACGCCGTCAGCAGCGCCTTGTCGGGGCGAATGTTCAACTGCGGCCAAAGCTGCGTCGCCTCCAAGCGTATCATTGTCGTCGGCAAGGAACGCGGCGCGGCCTTCACCGAAAAATTCGTCGCCGCGGCGAAAGCGCTGAAAGTTGGCGACCCGACCGATGCATCGACGGAATTGCCGCCGCTCTCATCGGAACGTGCCTTGACCGGCCTTCTTTCACAGGTCGAAAAAGCGCGCGCCGCAGGCGCTAAAATTCTGACGGGTGGCAAACGCGTCAACCGGCCGGGTTTCTTTATCGAGCCGACAGTGCTTGCCGGTATCGACGAAAAGAACCCCGCTTATCGCGAGGAGCTCTTTGGGCCCGTCGCGTCGATCTATGTCGTCGATAACGAGGAAGACGCGATCCGCATCGCCAATGATACACCCTATGGTTTGGGCGGATCGGTGTTCGGCGCCGATCTGAAGCACGCGCGCCGGGTTGCTGACCGCATCGAAACCGGCATGGTCTATATCAATCAGCCGGCCTGGGTCGCGGCCGATCTACCATTCGGTGGCGTCAAGAATTCCGGCTTCGGGCGCGAACAATCGGAGTTGGGCTTCGGGGAGTTCATCAATCACAAGCTCATCAATGTCGCGCCCGCCGGAGCGCCGGGATGGGGGCCCGTGGACCTCGAAGCCGTTCAAGCCGCGGAATAA